The nucleotide window caggaaaaaagtACTGAGTGCTTTGATCATGCTGATAcgcccctaggggtgtgataaagcgctacaTAAGAACCCGGCATCAGAATAAAATACCTTGATTGCTTTCACTCTCTCCTCCATCAGTTTTGGGAGGCGGACAAACACTCTGGAGGGTGGAGGTTCCATCGTTAGAATCTACCTTCTGCGCATCAACTTCCATTGACTCCTCCTTCTTCGGCTCTTCTTTCATTGGTTCCTGCTCCCCGTTAGGCTGTCCAGTTAATGAAGGCTGCTCTGGTGATTGCTGTTCCAGGGCTGTCTTTGACTCAGGCTGTGACCCAGGCTGGGACCCGGGCTCTGAACCCGGTTGTGACCCCGGTTGTTGTGACCCCGGTTGTGGCCCCAGCTCTGACGACGCAGTTGGAGCTATTGGTTGTGGTTCGACCTGTGGCACCGGACTGGGATGAACGTGTACCTGTGTGGGTACCATTGGTGGGAGTGTTGGTAGGAGAGACGCCGGTCCCATGGTGGGTCGCTGAAGGGCGTGGCTCAGGATACTCCCCATGGGCGGTGGCGGGGGAGGAAGGGGAATGTCAGGGGGTGGAAGCTCGTCCCATTTTATCTCAACCTTCTGATCACACAGCTGGGGGAAACAGACAAATTTAAATTGATGTAATTCTaatttcttttactttttgataCATAAATGTTACTTGTGTCGCAAATTTTAGGTAAGCCTTTTCTAGTACAAAAGCGGATacatcaatttttgttcaattaTTGTTTGCAGGAACACCATAAAAGTTGGTGCTAACCTAAATTGACGATCTACTTTTTAAATGATGGCAAccacaaacaaagatattgacaaaatatcgAGAccctagctcagttggtagagccccAGCACATTCAACCAGAGGCCACAGATTCAAATCCTACTCTAGTCAAGTCaagttgtctttgttcaacccttaAAGATGCAATATCAGAttttttttgccgatttgacccaaatttctttatttaaaattcaataggtattttgatgggggttgagaaagttacaagctctCATATGaaccattgctcgaaaaagtccgccaattataagtagcagtgaaataaagtgctcaaaattagttttcgtcgggatcccgacatatatatcacgtgaccaattcttatgtgttttataagaaacgttttacatttttgtcatggttcctgaccattaaaagtaaaaggtaaacttttttttcgttagagcgggtgatactctttgaaataccattcactcaaaaaattatttacaatttttgcCAGTCagccccttgtggtttattaataaataattaaaggtGTAGTCAGTATTGAGtggatacaaattaaaaatggttACGTTTCTAGAACAAACCTTCTTGATCGAGGAGTGAAACTGATCGCTGGTTTCGAAGAACTTCCTTTTCTTACTTTCATGTTTTTCCTCAATCTGCATCAGCTCATTCTCCAGTTTTTTCTGccaaagagaaacaaaaaaaaattaaagcaagaAGGATGAATTTGAATTATCTTTATAATCAATTATAGAAACACAGCAGAGAATAACATTTCAACTGAAGGGTCTGTATATATTTGGTAacgactctgaaaattaatggcaataaaagctatactacagcagctttggaatataatgcattttgagaaactttccacttcaaagtactgcagttatggaaaaatatatcactttttatcccaaAAGATTGAAGTCCAGAAAACATGATTTACTCCCACACGCAATCAAAATTGGAAACCGCAAAGTGTacactgaaaacaaaaaaccgaAAAGCTAAAAACTTAACAATACATACAATATAAAGgtaaggtcacagatttacaaacaaaatactgaAAAATAAACGGtccacctttaaaaaaaacctgaatataaaaaagaaacttgtttatttttgaaagagattgcaacaatcTGCACTCAGTACCTGATGTAGCATTAAGGACTGAACCTGTCGCTTCAACACCTGCATGCGAGACTCGGTCACGACGGAACGAGGGTCTGGTACGGCGGCATCGCTGAAGATGTCGTTGACAAATCGATGATTGCGCTGGTATCGCGCAGCAGCAATGTGCTTCACGGAGTAGCCGTCATCTTGATCTAAATGAAAATATACGCACAGAATCtagtttttatattttagatTTGAACATAGCCGTCAAGCCTGGAGCTTTTGGCTGTAAAGAGCAACTTTTTTGAAATTAATACATGGTTGGAAAAacgttttaaaagcagaatatcttgattcacacaagttcctttcaaacattattattattattttgtttacttcaaaAGGGTAAAcatttccataatcagggagattttgatacttgttcatcagaacatggaaagttTGGTGGATTTTCAGGAAACTTTTTGCGAAATCAGGAAGAGCTGGCATATGACCTACCATCGTCATCTTCGGCTGGTTGGATGCTCATCCGGGGTTCTGGCTTGGGTCTCGGCTCCTTCGCTTCTTGCTCCTGCTGCTGTTGAACTTTAccataaaacataaacaattattataatatatatttgttCTAATAAATAACATATTCACTTTGTCGTTCTAAAGACAAGACTCTATAATCTTTCTGGAAATGACagctagcaaaaaaaaaagggtctCAACTTTGTAAAAGTACCCTTCCCTTTTGTTAACAAACACAGCCAGTTCTGAAAATTAAGACAACTTTTGCAAATGTTGTGACGGCCCAGGCAAAATTTTTGAAATCAAGCTACTATGCAAAGCAAGTCACCTTTTCCTTTGGCAACGACCCAGGCTTGATAGGCTGGCGAATTGTGGTAAATCTTCATGTTGTTTGTATAGTCCACCtggagaacaaaacaaaaacaaaacaatcgtAAGAATCTACATAATTTTCATTCTAACAGTGCACAGTAAATATTTGAGTAAGGGTGCCCCCAGCAAGAGGGCAAAAAGAGGTCGCATAGCgacttgtcttcaggagaatgcccGAGTGAAGTAGAGTAAGGGTGCCCCCAGCATGAGGGCAAAAAGAGGTTGCATATCGACTCGTCTTCAGCAGAAAAAAGTACTCTGTTTGAAATATCAAGACtacactggctcttttcagagccaacactcctccaaAAAGAGATTTTATAGTATTAGGTGAGGTTGGAAGTGATATGGACTTTTTCTAGTCGAGGAGTCTGTATCAGATGAAGACGCTTGCCCGAGCCTGGTACAGACTCCGATATTAGATGTAGTCCATATCACACACTACACCGAACCTAATAATGTTTTGATCATACCATAAAACACTTTTATCCTTTTAAACCTTTTGTTTCAATTTCGTCCCCAGTGAATGTTGCAAACCTAAATTTCAACGCAGGAACCGGTTTGTTTACCAAACACTGAAACACCATGTTTGTAAATACAACTTACCAAAATGCTACGCAACTATACTACTGCGCATGTGCACAACGCATTTGGGTAAAATACAGGTTTAGGGGATCCGTTATTAGCCAATCAAAAATGCGGATGTCACTCTGGGGTATGATAAATAGTTGTATCTGCAAGTTAACTAATTTACACAATAAAAAGCTTTATTCATCACTATAATGCTTAATTTTACCTTCTCATTCTCGTAGTCTTCAGTAAAGATCTGTTTCTGCTCCTCCGGCAGCTCTCTCCACATCTGGCCGATAATCTTTCCGATCTCCCACAGTTTGAGGTCGCCATTTTCCTGCTTGACCTTGTCCCACACGCTGCGACTGTAGCGCATGTACGGCATGAGGGGCTTGTCTGGAGGCTTTGGTGGCTTGGGGACGCGTGCCTCATGACTGGACTGTGAGGTAAACCGACAGTGACAAAATGATTAATACTAAAAGGGTTTAGTAACCCTTTTGCAGATTAAGTTTTGGCAAAGACATGAATGAAGATGAATGAAGATGTGAATGAAGATGAATGAAGATGAATGaaactgtgaatgaagatgctTGTTATATAATTCACCTgttgaagtttcagcttcatcagttgtcaagtttttgagaaaggagagTTGTGTAAATACCAGTATTGGTAAAAACGTTGCACATGCTAAAGTAATGTTGGTCTCCTGAGAGGAAAATTTCTTttctgtgacattgttttacccatttcgaGCAACTACAGCGCCTcataaagtaatattttatagGAAGCATTCTATcgtcatcttcaaactgtgtaagtttaaaggaacacgttgccttcaatcggacgagttggcctataaaaagcgtttgttatgaaacgcatatggttggaaagatgttttaaaagtagaatacaatgatcccaGGGATGTGATTGCTTGTcttaaaaagagcctgaaaatTTAAACTGTCTGAAAATGTGAGGGCTATCATTGCGAGCGCAAGCTCGCCccttacggcgtggggtccggggcctgCCCAAGGGCCCCGAAAAATTTTTGAAGTCTAGATGCTCTATGGTGCATCCTAAGCTTCCTTAGAACACCTTCCTTAGAATCACTTTTTGTTGCCCACTTCCAGTGTTTTTGAGgagaaagaacaaaaatctCAAATATTGCATTTAATTCAGCTGGGAAACCCTTGTTCAGAATAAGTATaacattgaaaataaaacacaaaatcattgccaaatttactctgtgtttaaaataatctgCCATTTCCAGTGGCAGACTTCTTTTTGCGTGTAAAGGGAAAAGTGAAATCATACATTGTACTTGTTGTAGCCTTGGGTAAACAAACCCGGAGATGATGGTGTCATTTGCATCACAGTAAGTACCTATCACTTTTCTAGCCGCGGTCATTAATTTTTCATAGCAGTTAGCACTGATGCAAATGAATCTCAAGTACGTCCGTCAACAGTGCTCGACTCCTCCAGCCAACTCCAGCGGAATTTATTTCGAACACCTTTTTCCAGGTCTCGAACTGATGGGTCTCCCCTCGGCAAAGTTTGTTTCGACGCCGCCATGCCGATGCGACTGGCTGATGAGacaacagtcatgacagtacgAATCCTCAAAACAGTCGTACGTCGTATGGATTGTATTGGTGTGGCCGGCCACACGTGGACGGACGTTGGCCGGCAAATGCTGCCATATTGTGCACGCAAACCAAAAATAGAAGCTCCAGCGCAGCACTGATCTTCGTTTCTCTACTAGCATTGGCGACGCGCAATTTCTAAATTGTTCGTGCATTTcgagttttttaaatttgcgcAGTTATCACCATTTTAAAACCACCGCACATTGCGCAGACACAAACCGAGGTCACTGCTACACATTGAGTCTGTTCCCCCATTCCATTAGTACGCAAGCACAGCACACGCGTTAATAGGAACTAGACTTGATGAAAGAAGCACGCTCCTTCccagtaaaaacaacaaaccgtACGGGTCCAATGTGAGAACGATCACAACTTATGCGTCTTCT belongs to Asterias amurensis chromosome 5, ASM3211899v1 and includes:
- the LOC139937659 gene encoding uncharacterized protein, with the translated sequence MSAMKRAFSGSIGTPPPSHGRSHSSQPSQPVVANYPSFNAGKVGSPGKSSSHEARVPKPPKPPDKPLMPYMRYSRSVWDKVKQENGDLKLWEIGKIIGQMWRELPEEQKQIFTEDYENEKVDYTNNMKIYHNSPAYQAWVVAKGKVQQQQEQEAKEPRPKPEPRMSIQPAEDDDDQDDGYSVKHIAAARYQRNHRFVNDIFSDAAVPDPRSVVTESRMQVLKRQVQSLMLHQKKLENELMQIEEKHESKKRKFFETSDQFHSSIKKLCDQKVEIKWDELPPPDIPLPPPPPPMGSILSHALQRPTMGPASLLPTLPPMVPTQVHVHPSPVPQVEPQPIAPTASSELGPQPGSQQPGSQPGSEPGSQPGSQPESKTALEQQSPEQPSLTGQPNGEQEPMKEEPKKEESMEVDAQKVDSNDGTSTLQSVCPPPKTDGGESESNQDSETQKPSNPDTHPPPLIKDAVKQPTQEPSQPSQLPVDSISPTAPEEEKKMDTPAESTEVLKAPAVPEDKIESGGKEVKMGPEEKVGGGEKDDKEVGPQEEKAEESSKDGVMEGKETQ